From Topomyia yanbarensis strain Yona2022 chromosome 1, ASM3024719v1, whole genome shotgun sequence, one genomic window encodes:
- the LOC131676755 gene encoding uncharacterized protein LOC131676755, which translates to MRNISAGGLCQLIFLANVIAVGYSQVAVKDADDTVNAGSMEKKQHVNKQLSKHRHRRENGADYGGGGTAGGRQETITDADDGELENFIALAPDEADIYNFSNNLINAVDNVGLPAGGDDANDGGELMENANEANPFNEFLNPRQHEEKQRQVEDSWGLDMDEQLPRPEREREEQPEDNDVGKSKYLKPLNRSQQTSPLLASSIDFLNSIDGGYLLSNGIIDEKGRQLEDDNSLSTLKPEAGEAEEVSDDDIFEQMQKKAKSYRLKLYKKHKNFKHSHHHRGGYYHPVYQHHHHQYYRQKMLERERDRWKQLHEQQLKADYQGKIRYFDSSNKLESKDDIRAHLDGYTSREQWPHFDKVINSLNKEQQQDNVPPYIKKYNRRNKQLIDLLEGTIAPLSDYSQRHHERKYHRRKNPNWMEEDLFEQQRPNQNNLGLQRNYIQETIQSSTAHSNSLPGEAIHIIYDKKQNDNNHEYGHPATGIDPNHPYKLSSRAGQFVYHRVASPQLVGGGYGRLKRQRLPFVAITDRRLGSPPKRRTNGSSNSNAAIASSSDNSGSNNLLNHQPMP; encoded by the exons CAACTATCGAAGCATCGACATCGGCGTGAAAATGGTGCCGATTACGGTGGTGGAGGAACAGCGGGTGGCCGACAGGAAACCATTACCGATGCCGATGATGGCGAATTGGAAAATTTCATTGCACTAGCACCGGACGAAGCggatatttataacttttccaaCAATCTCATCAACGCGGTAGATAATGTCGGTTTGCCGGCTGGTGGAGACGATGCAAACGACGGAGGCGAACTGATGGAGAATGCAAATGAAGCGAATCCTTTTAATGAATTTCTTAATCCTCGTCAGCACGAAGAGAAACAGCGGCAGGTGGAGGATTCGTGGGGTTTGGATATGGATGAGCAGCTTCCACGGCCGGAACGGGAACGGGAGGAGCAACCGGAGGACAACGATGTGGGAAAGAGCAAATATCTTAAACCACTGAATCGAAGCCAGCAGACGAGCCCTCTTCTAGCCAGCAGTATTGATTTCCTGAACTCCATTGATGGTGGTTATCTACTGTCGAACGGGATTATCGATGAGAAGGGCAGACAACTGGAGGATG ATAACAGCTTGTCAACGTTGAAGCCGGAAGCCGGGGAGGCGGAAGAGGTAAGCGACGATGACATATTCGAGCAGATGCAGAAAAAGGCCAAATCGTACCGTTTGAAGTTGTACAAGAAgcacaaaaatttcaaacataGTCATCATCACAGAGGCGGATACTATCATCCCGTGTATCAGCATCACCACCATCAGTACTATCGACAGAAAATGTTGGAACGGGAGCGGGATCGTTGGAAGCAACTTCACGAGCAGCAGTTGAAGGCTGATTATCAGGGGAAAATTCGATACTTTGATAGTTCCAATAAACTGGAATCGAAGGATGATATAAGGGCACATCTTGATGGATATACTAGCCGTGAGCAGTGGCCTCACTTTGATAAGGTTATAAATTCGTTGAATAAAGAACAACAACAGGATAATGTTCCGCCGTATATTAAGAAGTATAACCGTAGAAACAAACAGTTGATTGATCTGTTGGAGGGTACAATTGCTCCGCTTTCGGATTACAGCCAACGACATCACGAGAGAAAGTACCATCGCAGAAAAAATCCGAACTGGATGGAGGAGGATCTGTTTGAACAGCAGCGTCCCAATCAGAACAATCTCGGTTTGCAACGGAACTATATCCAGGAAACGATTCAATCATCTACGGCACACTCAAACTCCCTTCCAGGGGAAGCAATCCACATCATCTACGATAAGAAGCAAAACGACAACAATCATGAGTATGGTCACCCCGCAACCGGTATCGATCCTAACCACCCGTACAAACTATCATCCCGGGCCGGTCAATTTGTGTATCACCGGGTAGCGTCTCCGCAGCTTGTCGGCGGTGGCTACGGACGTCTCAAACGTCAGCGGCTTCCATTCGTGGCGATCACCGATCGCCGTCTAGGATCACCGCCAAAGCGTCGGACAAACGGTAGTAGCAACAGTAATGCAGCCATCGCCAGTAGCAGTGACAATTCCGGTAGTAACAATCTACTGAATCACCAACCGATGCCTtaa